Proteins encoded within one genomic window of Gloeobacter kilaueensis JS1:
- the gmd gene encoding GDP-mannose 4,6-dehydratase, whose amino-acid sequence MRKALITGITGQDGSYLAEFLLEKGYEVHGLRRRSSSFNTGRIDHLYLDPHQPEARLYLHYGDLCDGTGLRHLVEQIQPDEVYNLAAQSHVAVSFLQPEYTIEVNATGTLRLLEAVRDLCDRSGRQVRFYQAGTSEMFGSSAPPQSEITPFHPRSPYAVSKVAAYWQTVNHREAYGLFACNGILFNHESERRGETFVTRKITRAATRIKLGLQEHLYLGNLGARRDWGHAQDYVRAMWLMLQQDAPDDYVVATGESYAVSDFVERVFARLELDWQEHVRVDPRYFRPAEVEFLWGDPAKAQQRLNWHHHVSIDQLVERMVTSDLMLAQREKVLKEAGVLGSATGSAYMF is encoded by the coding sequence GTGAGAAAGGCTTTGATCACAGGCATAACCGGCCAGGACGGCTCGTACCTCGCCGAGTTCTTGCTTGAAAAAGGCTACGAGGTACACGGACTGCGCCGCCGCTCCAGTAGTTTCAACACTGGCCGCATCGACCATCTCTATCTCGATCCCCACCAACCGGAGGCACGCCTTTATCTGCACTACGGCGATCTATGCGACGGCACTGGCCTGCGGCATCTTGTTGAGCAGATCCAGCCGGACGAGGTCTATAACCTGGCCGCCCAGTCCCACGTCGCTGTCTCCTTCTTGCAGCCTGAGTACACGATCGAGGTAAATGCCACCGGCACCCTGCGATTGCTGGAGGCGGTGCGCGATCTGTGTGATCGCAGTGGCAGGCAGGTGCGCTTTTATCAGGCGGGTACCTCGGAGATGTTCGGTTCTAGCGCGCCTCCCCAGTCGGAGATAACACCCTTTCACCCCCGCTCACCCTACGCCGTCTCGAAGGTGGCAGCTTACTGGCAAACGGTCAACCACCGCGAAGCCTACGGCCTGTTTGCCTGCAACGGTATCCTGTTCAACCACGAGTCGGAGCGGCGCGGCGAAACGTTCGTCACGCGTAAGATTACTCGGGCTGCCACGCGCATCAAACTCGGTCTGCAGGAGCATCTGTACCTGGGCAATCTCGGTGCACGGCGCGATTGGGGCCACGCCCAAGATTATGTACGGGCCATGTGGCTGATGCTGCAGCAGGATGCCCCGGACGACTATGTCGTCGCCACCGGTGAGTCCTACGCAGTGTCGGACTTTGTTGAGCGGGTATTTGCGCGCCTGGAACTCGACTGGCAGGAGCATGTGCGGGTAGATCCGCGCTACTTTCGACCGGCAGAGGTGGAGTTTTTGTGGGGCGACCCGGCCAAAGCCCAGCAGCGTCTGAACTGGCATCACCACGTCAGCATCGATCAGCTAGTAGAGCGGATGGTCACCAGCGACCTGATGCTTGCCCAGCGCGAGAAAGTACTAAAAGAAGCAGGTGTGCTCGGCTCTGCGACTGGTTCTGCTTATATGTTCTAA